Genomic DNA from Leptospira inadai serovar Lyme str. 10:
GTCTCTATAGGTTCCTCCGATTTAAGTTTCTTGTATACGTATTTCTATAACGTATGATTCCTAGGTTCGTTTCCGGCGCAGAGAACAGAACAGAACAGAACAGAACAGAACAGAACAGAACAGAACAGAACAGAACAGAACAGAACAGAACAGAACAGAACAGAACAGAACAGAACAGAACAGAACAGAACAGAACAGAACAGATAATTATTCCTATTACCCTGACAACAATTTTTTTAAAAACGAATTATGTTGGAGCGAGGTGTTACTGGATTTTCGGGGATCGTCAGCAATTTTGTGTAAATGACGATTTTTAAAAAGATTCCTATGTTAGAATGGATCTTTCCTCTGCCCCAGAGGGTTTCCAACTAGTAGTAGCTTCTGTCTAGCGTGAGCAAAGCGAACGCGTCTGTCCTCAGTCTTCTGTCCTCTGAAAACGAATTATGTTGGAGCGAGGTGTTACTGGATTTTCGGGGATCGTCAGCAATTTTGTGTAAATGACGATTTTTAAAAAGATTCCTATGTTAGAATGGATCTTTCCTCTGCCTCAGAGGGTTTCCAACTAGTAGTAGCTTCTGTCTAGCGTGAGCAAAGCGAACGCGTCTGTCCTCAGTCTTCTGTCCTCTGAAAACGAATTATGTTGGAGCGAGGTGTTACTGGATTTTCGGGGATCGTCAGCAATTTTGTGTAAATGACGATTTTTAAAAAGATTCCTATGTTAGAATGGATCTTTCCTCTGCCTCAGAGGGTTTCCAACTAGTAGTAGCTTCTGTCTAGCGTGAGCAAAGCGAACGCGTCTGTCCTCAGTCTTCTGTCCTCTGAAAACGAATTATGTTGGAGCGAGGTGTTACTGGATTTTCGGTGAGCGTCAGCAATTTTGTGTAAATGACGATTTTTAAAAAGATTCCTATGTTAGGAATGGATCTTTCCTCTGCCTCAGAGGGTTTCCAACTAGTAGTAGCTTCTGTCTAGCGTGAGCAAAGCGAACGCGTCTGTCCTCAGTCTTCTGTCCTCTGAAAGCGAGCCCTTACTTGCAAGAACCGTTAAATTCGAACGCCCCTATCGAATAACCATATGCTCCTGCCGGAATAAAAGACGGAGCTGTCACGACAATATTTTGGGTTCGAGCGTGCCCCTGTATATCCGTAGCGGTAAACGGCGTAAGTATGTTGTCGTTGATTCCTCCGTATACGGAATAGCAAGAGGAATTGGAACTCAACATAAACGCATGATATACATCCGTCGCCGCGACAAAGCCGGGGGGGCGCGCGTAGTTTTGCGATCCTGCTCCTGCTCCGGATAAATAGGTAGGAACTCCACAAGCGGTCGAACTAAGACCTCCGATAATTCCTCCGGGGCAAATAGAGGAATAGGAAGAGGGGGTCCCCGCTTCGTACGCTAGGGTGGAGCAGCCGTAAAAATTATTTCCCTGGATGGAAGACGCGGCGTTCACGGTGCTAGCATGATATAGACAGGTAAAGCCGGGGCTAGGAGTAAGCAATTGATTATTTAGTAACCGCACTTGAGACGATACCATATTGTAACGAATCGCATTCGAGTTGGTCGAAGTCCCGTTTCCGGCATAGATGCTGTTTCCAAGAATGGAGAGATTATTCGTGGAAGTGTTGCTCGCCTGGATGAAAATTCCTAAGAAGTTGGAAGCGCTGACGCTCGGGTCGATGTATGCAAGAGGATTGATCGTATTTGAATTGATCACCAACGTGTTTGCCGCGGTCATATTCCGTATATCGATTCCGGTCGAATAGTTGGTCGGGAAGACCGCACCTACCGAATTATAACCGCTGATCTGATTCCAAGTTACGATTCCGGAAGAGGCATCGGCCACGAGTCCTGCGGAGGAAGCGCCTCCACTGCCTCCGTAAATCGTATTGTATTCGACGATCGTATTATTACTGTTTACCATCTGGATCCCGGATAAAAGTCCTCCCGCCGATCCCGGTTGTCCGCCTACGATCGTGTTTTGAAAGATGTACAATAAACCGGGGCTGGGAATCGAACCGTTTATGAAAATTCCCGTCGTATACGCTTTTGTGGGATCTGAAGATCCGATGATGCCGAAGCCGGAAATTTTTACGACTTCGTTTGCGGTTAAGGCTCCGAGTGAAACGGTGATCGGAGTGCAGGGTGTCGCATAGGCTAAACCGCAGGCGCCGGTCCCATCATTGATGATCGTTTGGTATTTTGAAGGCGATCTCTTTCCGAAGCCCGGGGCGTATCCTCCCATAATCGAAGTTTTCTGAGAAAGAACGATCGGGGTTGAGACGGTGTACGTCCCTTTCGATACGAAAACATGGCAGGAAGTCGCCGCGCAATTGGTTACTCCTTGCTGGATCGTTGCACAGGGCGCCGCAGGTGTCGAACAGGCCGGTGCGGCCGCATCGACTCCGGTGGGAGAAACGTAATATCGGTTTCCCACAAGGGAATAATTCGCCTGTAAGGGAGCTCCTTCTAATAGCGCATTTCCTCCCGCATCGGTGCATCCGGTAATTTTTAAGTACACATTTAAAGGGGGATTCAGAGTGGGACTATAACTTCCCGTATTCGGAGTGATCGTAAGCACATTGCCTAGAACCGTCATCGTCGCGTACGGGCCTAAATTGGTGGGGTTAGCGGCAACGGTCGCATCGAGAACGCAACTTGCAGCGGCAGGGTTTTCGGATAACGTAATGTTAATCGTATCGGTTACTAGAATCGCGGTGTTATCGGCGGGTGAGAACAGAGTAGGGCTAAAGCAATTTAAGATGGCCGCAGAAGGAGCGGCGCCGTTTACCGTTCCGGTGTTCGACGGTGCTGCACGAAAAACGCAGGTTTGGTCGGGCAAGGGTTGAAAGATATTTATGGCGAAAGATTGCTGGTCTGCGATCGTCGTCGCGAATTGGTACGTTCCATTGTTTGTGATCGACAACTGATCCGTTCCGTTATCGGAAAGGATCAGAGTATCGGTATTACCTGTGGCGATTCCGATCACGGTTACGCTGATCGGGTAAAATGCGACTCCGCATTGGACCTGTACGACGGTTGAAGGAAAGAGGACCTGGCTATTAGGATTTACGATCTGGCAAATAACCTGGGGAGTTACTGCAGGTTGAGTCGTGATGCTTAACGCGTAATTCGTACCGGGGAGCTGTTTGATCGGAAACGACTGAATTCCGTTACTGTTGAAGGTCAGAACTTCTCCTAGGGAATCACCTACGCTTACGCTAGCAAGAGCCGGCAGCCCTGAAACCTGCACTTGGATCGGAAGGGGAGTGTTTACGCTTGTGCTCAATTGGGAAAAGATCAGAAAGTCTAGGGAGCCCGAACTAGGTCCTTGGTAGCATCCCATTCCGAAAAACGAGACGCAGAAGATCGTAATGAGAATTTTTTTATACATCTCTGTCTTACATTCTTTTGATCGTGCTTACGCACGGAATGGCGCCGACTTTCCGTCAACACGGTTCTCTCTCGATTTTAAGCGAGGTTCCTTAACGGATACGATTCTAGGAACAGTTGTAAAAATCGAGTTATTCATTTAACAGAAAAAAATCCGCAGGATCGATCGAATCGACCCTGAAAATCGAAGTATTAAAAGACGGGAAAAATTCCTCTATTTCCGATATGTGTTCATAAGCTCACGAAATTTTCAAATCGGTGTAAAATCCGTGTATAATATTTCGTCTAAACTCGGAAACTCTCCCGGATTCTCTCCGCCTATATTTCGTCCGATCAATAATTTATAAACAAAGAATCCTGGAATTGCAAGTAGGATTTTAAACGGAATTTCCTGCCAAGAAACGGGGGCCGTTTAAAGGTATACCGCCTGAGGCAGACGTTGAAATTCAATCCTTCAATTTTTTACGCACTTCCGCTAAGGCCAGCGCTTCGCATTGTTCAAAGGACAAGTTTGCCGGAAATCGAATGTTCGAGAGAACTTGTAAGCCGAAATTTCCGAATTCGGTTTTGATCCATTTTCTCACCTGCGTTGCGGTTTCGAGATCTCTCTTGGAGCCGGGAGTTCGGGATACGATATATTGCAATAATTCTTGGATGCCCCGCTTTGTCTTTACGCTGGTCATAAAGACGGGCGGTATGGCTCCTCCGGGAGTGAGGTCCCGCAAAAATTCGAGAGTATTCGTCAATGTATGATAGCTGGCCATCGCCAAGGATTCCTCGTCGCATTTATTCAAGATAAAGGCGTTCGGGACTTCCATGATGCCGCTTTTCATAAATTGAATTTGATCTCCGCCGAGAGGAACGAGAACTAAAAAGGATACGTCCGCTAACTTGGACACTTCGATCTCATTTTGCCCGATGCCTACGGTCTCCACAAAAACGAAATCGAAAAAGCAACGTAAAAGGCGGATAACGTGATACGTATAAGGATTGACTCCGCCCAATTCTAATTGACTAGGTTGGGACCGGAAATAAAGCCTCTTTTCTCTGGGAGGAAGAGAAAGCCGGGTCCTATCTCCTAGGAGGGACCCGCCGCTGATATGGCTGGACGGATCTATCGCGACGATCGCCATTTTCTTTTCCGGAAACGCCTTCAGGAATTCCGTGGAGAATTCTCCCAATAAGGAGGATTTTCCCGCTCCGGGTGTCCCGGTTAAGCCTATGGTCAGGGCTTTTTTTTCGGTGAAGCCTTGCTCTTCCAACTTTTGAAAAAGTATTTTACGAAATTCGAATGAATCCGGCTTCTCTAATTCGGTGATCAGCTTCGCCAGAGGAAATTTCTCTCCCGAAGCGGCTTCCTGAATTAAATTTTCGAGTTCTACAGAGGTGTACCGCACCGCCATAGTTTAGGCGGCGACGGGAGCCTTGGAAAGAATATCGATGATACGTTCCATAACGTCCATTAGATCGTAATCTTTCGGCGTAAATATCGCTTTGACACCGATTTTGGTGAGCGCTTCAAAATCGGACTGAGGAATGATTCCGCCGAAGACCACCGGAATATCCGCTTTATAATGCTTTAATTCTTCAAAGATCTGTCGAGCCAACTCCACATGAGATCCCGATAGAATGGATACGCCGATAACATTCGCGTTTTCCTCCACGGCAGACTGAACTATATCCTCCGGAGTCAGACGAATTCCGGAATAGATCACGTCGAATCCGGCATGCTTCGCGGAGACTGCGATCATTTCGGCGCCGTTGGAATGTCCGTCTAATCCCGGTTTGCCGACGACGATTTTCGGACGAGCGCCGGTATCTTTCAGGAACTTTTCCACTTTGGAACGGACACGAGTCACCTTATCCGTTTCCAGATTTAATTTCTGTCCCTCTACGCCGGTAGCCGGTCTGTATTCTCCGAACACTTTCCGCAATACGTCGGCCCATTCTCCCGTAGAAACCAAGGCTTTTGCACACTCGATGGAGGCATACATTAGGTTTTTACCGTTCTTAGCATCCTCTTCCAATCTTGTTAAAGATTCGGCGACTCTTTTAGGATCACGTTTCGCTTTTACGTCCGCCAATACTTTAAGAGTTTGTTCCGCCGATTTCGGATCCACTTTAAAGACGCCTCCATCGGAATCGTTCGTAAGAGGTGAGGGAGTTCCCTCCTGCCATTTGTTTTTTCCTACGATGATGAGTTCGTTATTATTAATTTTAGCGAGTCTCTCCGCCTGTGATTTAACGAGTTGAGTCTTCATATACCCGTTATCAATCGCTTTGATTGCGCCGCCCATCTCTTTGATTTTTTCGATTTCCTTCGTTGCATTCTCGATCAATTCCTTGACCTTGCTTGCTACGACCGTCGATCCTTCGAACAAGTCGGGATATTCCAAAAGATCGGTTTCGTACGCGAGCACCTGCTGCAAACGAAGAGACCATTGTTGGTCCCAAGGGCGGGGGAGGGAGAGCGCCTCATTCCAAGCAGGAAGTTGGAGAGCGCGACAACGAGCGTCCTTGCTTAGAGTCACACCGAGAGCTTCGATTAGAATTCTCCAGGCGTTATTTTCCGGTTGCTCTTCCGTTAAACCTAGGGAGTTCACTTGCACTCCGTAACGAAAACGACGGAATTTCTCGTTCTTCACCTCGTAGTTCTGCGCAGTGATCCGGTCCCACATTTCCGTGAAGGCGCGCATTTTGCACATTTCCTCGATAAAGCGGATCCCGGCGTTTACGAAAAAGGAAATTCGTCCGACGCATTGCTCGAATTCCTCGTGAGTAAAACAATTTCTATCTTTGATTGCGTCCAGTATCGCGATGGCTGTGGCGAGAGCAAATGCGAGTTCTTGAACCGGAGTGGCTCCGGCTTCCTGCAAATGATAGGAACAGATATTGGAAGGGTTCCATTTCGGAATTTTCTTCAGGCAATATTCGTACATGTCCACGATGATTCGAATCGAATGCTCGGGCGGGAATATGTATGTTCCTCTCGCAAGATATTCCTTGATTATGTCGTTTTGCGTCGTGCCCTGAAGTTTGGTGACGTCCTCGCCTCTTTCTTCCGCCAAAGCTACGTAAAGCGATAATAACCACATTGAAGTACCGTTGATCGTCATCGAAGTATTCATCTCTTCGATCGGAATTTGGTCGAATAAGATTCGGAAGTCTTCTAAAGTGTTGATGGGAACTCCCACTTTACCGATTTCAGGTCTCGCGATCGGATGATCCGAGCTATAGCCACATTGTGTCGGGAGGTCAAAAGCGATGGAAAGTCCGGTTTGGCCTTTCGAAAGGTTTTCGCGGAAAAGCTCGTTGGATTCCTTTGCATTCGTATGTCCGGCGTAGGTTCTGAAAATCCAAGCCGGTTCCTTACTAGGGTTCCCACTTTTATCGTAAAGGATATGATCTTTTCTTTCCATCTTTGAGTCCTCGGGGAATATGCCTCTTAGTTTAGTTCAAAATGTGTTGGTATAATTTCACCTAAATTTTTAACGTTGTTTCGAAATCCGGAAGAACGAAAATACCGTAAAGATGGACTTGGAACGAAACAGAAAAGCAAATCCCTTCCTTATTTTGGTCTCGGTCCTTTTTCTCACCGGACTTTTGACGATTCTCTATTCTTGGCACGGAGAGCCCGGCAACGGGGAATCATATCGGATCTTAGCGGAACTTCGGTCTTTACAAGAAGACGGAAGATTTCTTTCCCCTCACGAACCGCTGGCGTTTCTTTTGCTTTCCCTATGGAAGTCCGTCCTAAGTTTGAATTATATCCCGGCATACATATCTTTTGGCGCTTTTTTTCTGAGTGTTGCAGTCCATCTCTGCGCCTATTTGCTCGAGAGGGAAACCTGGAAACTCAACCAATATTTGCTCTGTTACCTTGCGGCGTTAAATCCAATGGTATACGGAGTTCCGTTTCATCATCTACCCGAATTAGTCAGTCTTAGTTTTTTACTTTTGCTTTTTCTATCCTTTCGGATGGAAACGGTAGTCGATCTACTCATTCTAGTATCCTGTACTTTGCTCGGATTATTCTCGCATTTTACCTTCTTTCTGGTCGGCTTTACGATTTTCGTAATTAAGGCCGGCACGGTCGGACTGAGAGAGAAAAAGAAAAACCAGTCCGTCTTTTTTAAGCGAAGAAATATACCGAAATTGTTTCTTTTCGGTTATCTATCGATCTTTGTCGTTACGGTAATACTTTTAGGTAATCTGGATTTTTACGGAAAACAATCGTTTGCGTATATGGGTCGGCAGGCGTGGAGCTATTTATTAGGTTTCGGAACTTTCGTTTTCATTTTGGGAGCGGGAACGTTTCTGCTTCGTTCCGAGAAGGAATTGAATTCGCTTCCGGCATCGATTGCGATTTTTTTTCTCCTCGCGACGTCCGGGTATTTTACGGTTCGTCCGATCGTAAGTTTGGATTCCGTAAAGCTAAATTCATTATCCAAAGATATCGTTTCGTTACGGGGAAGGGGAGTTCTCGATGCCAATCAAAGAATATTCGTAAACGGTGATACTGCCGCGTACGTGTACTTTTATACGAAGCAAAGGTTATCCTTCCAAGAGAGGGACGGTTTTTCCGATCACGACTATATTCTAATTTCGGAAATTTGGCCGGTAGACCGAAAATTGCTGCAACGAGAAGTGAAGTCCAAATCCGCTCAGTACCTATTCGTTTCGGGTGATCGCATTTTGATCAACGGTCTCTTGTGGAAGAGAATACAAAACGACCCAAGCCTAAAAACCTTGAAGCATAAATCCATAGTCGCCAAGCAAGAATTGGAAAGCGACTCGGGCTATGATCGCTTTCGCGCATTTTTGACCGAGACAATGACTTCTTCGAAGACTCCTCGGTCATGATCTCGGGAAGGAAGGGTAAAAAAGACAGCGATTACATCGCCTACGGAGCCAACGGTCAACCGTTCGAAAAATCTTATTGGAAGGAAATCTATGGAACGGGGGTGGACGTAGACGCTTCGTTTAACGCAAGGGAACATGCGAAATATATTAAGTCCTTGATGGAATTGATGCAGATTCCCGTTTATAGCCTGGCCGACTTCGGTTTCGGAAAAGCCTTACTCCTGAAGGAAATGGCAAAAGCCTTTCAACCCGGTAGAATTTTCGGGATCGATCCTTCCGAAGAGATGATCGACGCGATCGGATCGCAAAAATGGATTCGAGGTTATAACCTTTCCTTTTTACATAGCACGATTCAAGAGATGGATCCGAAATATTTTACGGGAGCTCCCTTTGATCTGGGAATTTGTAATTCCGTCGTTCAATATATAGAGAAGGGCGAGCTAAAAGGAGTATTCGGGAAACTCCACTCGATCGTTCGTTATCTGTATTTTACGGTACCGACTAAGAACGACTATGCGCGAATGAAAAAAGAAATTTACTTTTCCGATCCTTTTGCACACGAACGAAACAAAGAATTTTACGAAAAATTGATTCGTCCGTATTTCAGGCGAGTCGCTTTCAATCTCCTGGAAAGTAGAATCGTGCAGAATTCGCAGTTTAGCGACGAATTCTTTTCCGATCCTTGAAACTTCGGATGACCTGCTGGGAATGAACTTTGACCGGGTTTTTCCTCCGCCAAAGTGTTTGATACGGCAACGGAGCAAGTAAAGAATGCGGGAGGTCCTTGAGTCGCGATAACTTATGTAGGACCGTATTCAGAGGATCCGGCTGAATCGATTTTTGCGCTTCGATCAATTTCTTTCGAATAAAGTGTCGAACCTAGGGTCATTTAAGCCGGGGAGCAACGACTCCGGCGATAGCATTAATTTTTTTTTGAACTAGCCTGCGGAGATCCGTTATTTTGAAAGAGGCTCGTCCGATAATGGAATCAAACGGAACATCCTCCTCCATTTTTCGCAAACTATTTCGGATCCATTTCAAATCGTTCATATCCGAGATTTTTCCCGATTGTATCAGGATCCGAACCGTATCAAATTCGAATTTCCTTAAATGGATTCGGATCAAGAACGGCACCGGGACTCTGGATATCAGCCTAGCCCAAGGGCTGTTCGGATTCATTTGAGGCTCGACGGACGTCATGCTCACTAAAACGCGATCGTCGCTCGGAAACGAGGAATATTCTATTTTGTTAATTGGTTCTGGAATGTCAATTTCCGTCGGTTCTTTCACCTCGACCCTTTCGATAATACTAGTTAGAATTTCTTTTCGACGAGTATCTTCGTAGTCGAAGGGAAACGAATTAAGAACTCTTTGGAATTCTTGGAGCATGACCGTTACATTGACATATCGCCCCAAAAGAGTATTATTATGTTCTCTGATTTTCGGAAATAGCTCTCTCGTAATTAAAAACGGCGATTTCTTTTTGAAAAATGTCGCTTCGTATATCTGCTCTAATTTTTTTTCCGCGTAAGATCTGATTTCACTTACGATCTTAGAATCTGCGTAGATATAGGCATCCACGCCCATATCTTGATTTTTAATTCCGGAATGAGGGTCCGGCAAAACGACTTTAATTATAAAAATATACTTAGCGTCGCGTAGAATTTCTAGGATTTTCCGGACTCTATTCGCATCTTGATAGATAAGAGCACTCGCTTCCCGAATAAAAGTATCGGAATAGGGAATTACATCTTCCTTTTGCAGATGAATTCTCTTAATCTCCTCCGTTAATTCCAGAGCATGTTTAATGTCTTCTTCCAATTTCTCACTATCCTATCTGCGAAGCGGACTTAATAAAGGTTCTTAAAATTGCCTTTTTGGCATTCGCGTGTTAGAATATATTGATGCAATGATGGATAGTTCTTACGGTATTAAAATCCCTAGGTCGCATCTCTTGTCATAGAGCTCGTAAAATACACCTAATCCATGTAATATTATAAACAATCGGTCAACGCTATTTTATCGGAAGTAATTAGATAAAAATTCGAATTACGTTGATTTTGCGATCTCGAAATTAACCGAACCATTCGATTAAAATAAAGCAACACGTTCTATTATAACGGTAAAATCGAGATTTACTCCGTATATCCGGATCCGTTCGGAATTTTTTGCCGAAACAGAATAACTCATCGATAGTAGCAATTTTAGAATTGTGCTTATGAAAATCCTAGGAACATACTCTTAATAAAATCTCGAGTCGCTACATAGAATCTCGACTCTTTGACAAGCGGGATGACTTTAACGGAACTTTCGCACCTCGGATGAGAACGAATCCGTCTACGAGCTGAAACGGATTAAATTATCGATTCGGATGAATCCATTACTTTTATCGATACGCAACAGGAGTCTTTACGGCAAACAAGGATCCAAAAAGAGCGGGGGTCAAAACGGCCGCTACTTCTGGGAATTACAAAAAGAATTAACCTCAAACGATAACGGAACTTCCGTAAACTTTTTAGAGGAATCTACGAAAAAAGTGATTCGATTTAATAGCGAACTTGAACTGGATTTGATAGAATACTACGGATTCGATTATAGAAAGAAATTGAACATCGACTCGATCTTAAAATGATTCGCCTAATATAAATTCGTGTCTCATATCATTCCACCGTATCTCTCGCAAACAGCAAAAGACTTTACTTAAAGTAAATCCGACTGAAACGAGAGCTACGCAACCGAGT
This window encodes:
- a CDS encoding protein kinase, yielding MRYTSVELENLIQEAASGEKFPLAKLITELEKPDSFEFRKILFQKLEEQGFTEKKALTIGLTGTPGAGKSSLLGEFSTEFLKAFPEKKMAIVAIDPSSHISGGSLLGDRTRLSLPPREKRLYFRSQPSQLELGGVNPYTYHVIRLLRCFFDFVFVETVGIGQNEIEVSKLADVSFLVLVPLGGDQIQFMKSGIMEVPNAFILNKCDEESLAMASYHTLTNTLEFLRDLTPGGAIPPVFMTSVKTKRGIQELLQYIVSRTPGSKRDLETATQVRKWIKTEFGNFGLQVLSNIRFPANLSFEQCEALALAEVRKKLKD
- a CDS encoding protein meaA; this encodes MERKDHILYDKSGNPSKEPAWIFRTYAGHTNAKESNELFRENLSKGQTGLSIAFDLPTQCGYSSDHPIARPEIGKVGVPINTLEDFRILFDQIPIEEMNTSMTINGTSMWLLSLYVALAEERGEDVTKLQGTTQNDIIKEYLARGTYIFPPEHSIRIIVDMYEYCLKKIPKWNPSNICSYHLQEAGATPVQELAFALATAIAILDAIKDRNCFTHEEFEQCVGRISFFVNAGIRFIEEMCKMRAFTEMWDRITAQNYEVKNEKFRRFRYGVQVNSLGLTEEQPENNAWRILIEALGVTLSKDARCRALQLPAWNEALSLPRPWDQQWSLRLQQVLAYETDLLEYPDLFEGSTVVASKVKELIENATKEIEKIKEMGGAIKAIDNGYMKTQLVKSQAERLAKINNNELIIVGKNKWQEGTPSPLTNDSDGGVFKVDPKSAEQTLKVLADVKAKRDPKRVAESLTRLEEDAKNGKNLMYASIECAKALVSTGEWADVLRKVFGEYRPATGVEGQKLNLETDKVTRVRSKVEKFLKDTGARPKIVVGKPGLDGHSNGAEMIAVSAKHAGFDVIYSGIRLTPEDIVQSAVEENANVIGVSILSGSHVELARQIFEELKHYKADIPVVFGGIIPQSDFEALTKIGVKAIFTPKDYDLMDVMERIIDILSKAPVAA
- a CDS encoding class I SAM-dependent methyltransferase produces the protein MISGRKGKKDSDYIAYGANGQPFEKSYWKEIYGTGVDVDASFNAREHAKYIKSLMELMQIPVYSLADFGFGKALLLKEMAKAFQPGRIFGIDPSEEMIDAIGSQKWIRGYNLSFLHSTIQEMDPKYFTGAPFDLGICNSVVQYIEKGELKGVFGKLHSIVRYLYFTVPTKNDYARMKKEIYFSDPFAHERNKEFYEKLIRPYFRRVAFNLLESRIVQNSQFSDEFFSDP